One window of the Clostridia bacterium genome contains the following:
- a CDS encoding site-2 protease family protein, which translates to MGLKLHIHPLFILLGLLMTVLGHGYDFLSYFVTVVIHEIGHSTIAEKYGYVLDDIKLMPYGAVISGTMDGIKPSDEIKIAAFGPVTNLVVAIIFTAVWWLIPASYFFTQAFVYANIVNALFNLMP; encoded by the coding sequence ATGGGATTAAAGCTTCATATACATCCGCTTTTTATTTTGCTTGGTCTTTTGATGACGGTACTTGGACATGGCTATGATTTTTTATCGTATTTTGTAACCGTAGTTATTCATGAAATAGGACATTCTACTATAGCAGAAAAATACGGCTATGTTTTGGATGATATCAAACTTATGCCTTACGGTGCGGTTATTAGCGGTACTATGGACGGCATCAAGCCTTCTGATGAAATAAAAATTGCGGCTTTCGGACCTGTTACCAACCTTGTGGTTGCTATTATTTTTACGGCTGTTTGGTGGCTTATCCCTGCGTCATATTTTTTTACCCAAGCCTTTGTCTATGCCAATATAGTCAATGCATTATTTAATCTTATGCCT